The Deltaproteobacteria bacterium genome segment CTTCTCGTCCATGTCGCAGGCGACTCTCGCGCTCGTGCGCGGTCTGCTCGCGTACGATGCCCCCCGAACCTACGAGAACATCTTCCGCGACATCGACCGCCACGAGGTCGTCCTCGTCACCGGCGAAGAGGACAACACGTTCGTGCCCGGCGGCGACGGCGGCGACGGCGACGCCGCCTGGACCGGGCTCGCCGCATCCGGGACGGTGACGGCCGGCCAGGAGGCCCGATTCGAGACCCCGCGCCTCGCGGCGGGGACGTACCGCTTCGACCTCACGGGCACCGGCGACGCCGACCTGTACGTACGCATCGGCTCGGCGCCGACGGTGACGGAGTGGGATTGTCGGCCGTACAAGTACAGCTCGAACGAGTCGTGCACGGTCGAACTGGCCGCGCCGGCCGTCATCCACGTGATGGTGCGCGGCTACGCGACCGAATCCGACTTCGAACTGGCCGGCTCGGCCGAGTGACCGGCCGAAGCCGGTCGTCACGGCCCGCGGCGTCGCCCGCCGCGGGCCGTTGTCGTCGACGCGAGCCGCGCCGCCCGACCCGTGGTCACGAGCGCCCGGCGGCCCGCACCGTCGCCCGCCCGCGCTCGACCCTTGGCGGGCAGCGCCGACGCGTCCTCCGGACGCGACTGCTACACGCGCTCGATGATCGTCGCGATCCCCATGCCGCCGCCGATGCACAGGGTGCACAGCGCCGTCGTGAGGTCGGCGCGCTCGAGTTCGTCGAGCGCCGTGCCGAGCAAGATCGCACCGGTCGCGCCGAGCGGGTGGCCGAGCGCGATCGCGCCGCCGTTGACGTTGACCTTTTCCGGGTCGATCCCGAGCTTGCGAATCGTCTGCAGCGGCACCGCGGCGAATGCCTCGTTGATCTCCCACAGATCGATGTCGTCGACCGTCATGCCCGCCTTGGCGAGAGCGCGTTCCGACGCCGGCGCGGGCGCCGTCAGCATGATGACCGGCTCGGCGCCAATGGTGGCCATCGCCCGGATCTTGGCCCGCGGCTTGAGCCCATGTGCGTCGCCGTACTCCTTGGAGCCGAGCAGCACGACGGCGGCGCCGTCGACGATGCCGGAACTGTTGCCCGCGGTGTGGACGTGATTGATCTTGTCGACCTGCGGGTAGCGCTTGAGCGCCAACTCGTCGAACGTCTCGCCGTTGGGGCCCATCGGCGCGGCGCCCATTTGCTCGAACGAGGGCTTGAGCTGTGCGAGCGCCTCCATCGTGGTGTCCGGCCGCGGGTGCTCGTCCTTGTCGAGCACGACGTTGCCCTCGGCGTCGCGAACCGGGAACAGCGACTTCGCAAACCGGTTCTCCTCGACCGCGCGCGCGGCCTTCTTCTGGCTCTGCAGGGCGAACGCGTCGACGTCCTCGCGCGTGAAGCCCTCGAGCGTGGCGATCAGGTCGGCCGAGATGCCCTGAGGAACCTGCGCGATCTTTTCGCGCAGGCGCATGTTGAGCCCGTCCATCATGGCGCCGTCGGACCCCATCGGCACGCGGGACATGGACTCCACGCCGCCACCGATGACGAGATCCTGAAACCCGGCCGCGATGCCCATCGCGGCGAAGTTGACCGCCTGCAGGCCCGATCCGCAGAACCGGTTGACGGTGCTGCCGCTGACCGTCTCCGGCCAGTCGGCGGCGAGAATCGCGTTGCGCGCGATGCACGCGCCCTGTTCCTTGACCTGGAACACGCAGCCGACGATGACGTCCTCGACGTCCTCCTTGACCAGGTTGTTGCGCTCGGCGAGATGGTTGAGCGCTTGCGCGAACAGCTCCTGCGGGTGGATTCCGCTGAGCTTGCCCTTGTTGGCCTTGCCGCGGCCGCGGGGGGTGCGCACGGCGTCGAAGATGTACACGTCTCGCATGACCGCCTCCGGTTGTGGATCTAGACGGCCGGGGTATAGCACAGACCGCGGACCGCCCGCGCGATCAATCCGGCCCGCACGGCCGCCGCGGCGCGCCGCGCCGTCGCCCGCGCGGCCCGAATCGCTCCCACGCGCGCAGCCGCCTCGGGTACCCTCGCGCGCCATGACGGCCGTCCTGTTCGCAAACCCCTCGGCTCAATCCGGCCGCGCGCGCAAGCTGGTGGACAAGGCGAGCGAATTGCTGTCGCGCGCGGGGATCGCGCACACCGTCCGGCACACCGCGCCGCACGGCGAGACCGTGGACCTCGTCCGCCGCGCGATCGACGAGGAGGGCGCGGACCTGGTCGTCTACCTCGGCGGCGACGGCACGTTCGCCGAGGTCGCCAAGGGCGTGCTGGCGTCGTCCCGATCGGGCGAGGTGCGCATCGGCATGTTGCCCACGGGCACGGCCAATGACCAGGGCAAGTCGCTCGGACTTGCGGCCGGCGCCGACGCATTGCCCCACAACGTGCGCGTCATCGCGGGCGGGCACGAGACGCGCCTGGACGTCGGCAAGGTCGAACGCCTCGACGAGACCGGCACGCCGACCTATACGGACTGGTTCTTCGACTCGTTCAGCGTCGGCTTCAGCGCCGACGTGTTGCACACGCGCAACATACACCGCGACGCAATCGCGCGCGTGCCGCTGCTGCGCGCGATCTACCGCGACCAACTCGTCTACGCCGGCGCGCTCGTGCGCCGCCTGCTCGATACGTACATCGCGGACGCCAAGTTCGCGGTCGACGCGTCGCTCGACGGCCGCGAAGTGCAGTTTGACTCGCTGCTCGACATCATCGTGAAGAACACGACGATCTATGGGGGCGAGTGGGTGCTCGATCCCACCGCCGAACACGATGACGGCGCGTTCGAGATCGTCCCGGTGGAGGGACGCCGCCACTTCACCTCGAAGCTGCTCGCCACGTACCGGCGCAGCCCGATCGACGAGCGCGCGCTGCGCGAGATCGGAATCGAGGGCGCGCGTCCGCGGCGCGCCGCACGGGTCGACCTGCGCGTGCGCCCGGCGACCGGGCGGCCGCTGCCGGCCGCGCAGATCGACGGCGAGGAAATGCCGTCCGGCGCGCGCTACCGCGTCGAGTGCCTGGCCCGCCGGCTGCGCGTCATCGCGCCGGCGGCGGCGCCCATATCGCGGTGAACGCTTCCGGCGCCGCCACGCCGAGTTCGCGCAGTTCGCCGGCGGCACGCAGGCGGCGCTCGTCTCCTTCCGCCCCGCCGAGCGCGCGACCGGCCGCAAACCGAGCGCACCACTCGAAGGGGCGCATTCCGAGCGCCGCGAACCGCTCCGCGACGCGCGCGTAACCGCGGGCGGCGCGCACCGCATGGCCCTCTGCCTCCGCAACGCCGGCGGCCAGCAGCGCAGCGTACGCCGCGGCGTAGGCCGGTCCTTCGCGGCGCAACGCGCGCGCGTCGGCGGCGACGCGTGCGGCCGCGGCTGCGCCACCGGCTGCGAGTGCGGCGCGCGCGCGCGCGAACCGCAAGTTGATCCGCGCGAACTGCGCGCGCAGAACGAGCGCGCGCCGCGCCGGCTCCCACGCATCCTCGACGGCAGCGAGCGCGGCGACCGCATCGCCCACGTACAGCTCCAGGTTGGCGCGCGCGAACGCCCCCATATAATGTTGCAAATAGAACGACTCATCCGGCCAATCGCGCAGCGCTTCCTCGAGGTGAAAGCGGGCCGCGGCTACATCGTCTCGTGCGAGCCACTGGGCGTTTCGGATCCCGA includes the following:
- a CDS encoding acetyl-CoA C-acetyltransferase, translated to MRDVYIFDAVRTPRGRGKANKGKLSGIHPQELFAQALNHLAERNNLVKEDVEDVIVGCVFQVKEQGACIARNAILAADWPETVSGSTVNRFCGSGLQAVNFAAMGIAAGFQDLVIGGGVESMSRVPMGSDGAMMDGLNMRLREKIAQVPQGISADLIATLEGFTREDVDAFALQSQKKAARAVEENRFAKSLFPVRDAEGNVVLDKDEHPRPDTTMEALAQLKPSFEQMGAAPMGPNGETFDELALKRYPQVDKINHVHTAGNSSGIVDGAAVVLLGSKEYGDAHGLKPRAKIRAMATIGAEPVIMLTAPAPASERALAKAGMTVDDIDLWEINEAFAAVPLQTIRKLGIDPEKVNVNGGAIALGHPLGATGAILLGTALDELERADLTTALCTLCIGGGMGIATIIERV